The region TCGGGATCGTATGCCATCGAATCCCAAACCGTTCCGCCGCCGCCGATCGCGTCTGAACCTGCAAGGACCTCTGTGTTCCAGGTTTCGGCGGCAGCCTGAAGGTACTCGGGCGAAGTTTCGTCCTCTGTACCCTCAGGAACGGTGTAGAAGCGCCATAGCTCCTGGCCTGAGCCAGCATCATAGGCCGCGATGTATCCGCGTACGCCGAACTCCGCGCCACCGTTACCGATCAAGACCTTGCCATCGATAATCCGAGGAGCGCCGGTGACAGTATAGCTTTGTTCCGGGTCGGTCGTTTGTTTGCTCCACGCGACTGCGCCCGTTTCGCGATCAAGCTTCACCAGGCGGCCATCCAAAGTGCCCAAAAATAGGCTGTCGCCCCAGGTCGCCAGTCCGCGGTTGACGACATCGCAGCAGGCTTTGACGGCGGTTTCGCCCGGGACTTCCGGATCATATTCCCACAGAAGAGCGCCGGTTACACCATCATATGCTTTGACCTTGCTCCATGCGGTTGTGAGATAAAGTTTGCCGTCAATGACCAGCGGCGTGGCTTCTTGTCCCCGCGCTGTGTCCATGTCTGCAAACCACGCCAAGCCCAACTCCTCGACGTTCGCAGTGTTGATTTGATCAAGCGGCGAGAAGCGTTGCTCGTCATAGGTCCGGCCGTAAGTGATCCAGTTCGCACCATCATCGCCGGCGTTGAGCAATGCTTCACCATCCACTCCGCTCTCGCTGCACGCGCTCAGCGTTAGTGCTGCCGCTAAGGCAATTCCGAACTTTCTCATTTTTGCGCTCTCCCCGGTGCCGATTTATCTGCACTTGTTTCTCCAGACTGCCTTGCGCTGCTGCCTTTGTCCATCTCCACATTTGTGACAGGTTTCCGCTTTTGATTGGCGTCTGGCTGTTTGGCCGTTACGTTACCGTCTCTGGTCTTGGCGGAGTTTGACCCATGGAACTTGTGCTGATCGCGTTGCTGTTCTTGCTTATTGTCTTCCTGCTCATGGCAGTGCGCGTTGTTAAACAAGGTTATGTCTATACGATCGAACGGCTTGGCAGGTTTACCATCGCTGCCCAGCCTGGATTGCACCTGATTATCCCTTTCATCGACCGTGTTGGCCAGAAAGTGAATATGATGGAGCAAGTGCTTGATATTCCGGGTCAGGAAATCATCACTGCAGATAATGCTATGGTCGGCGTTGATGCCGTGGTGTTTTTTCAGGTGCTCGATGCAGGCAAAGCAGCATATGAAGTGACCCATCTTTACCAGGCGATCATGGCGCTAACGACTACAAACTTGCGCACCGTTATGGGCTCGATGGACCTGGACGAGACACTTTCAAAGCGTGACGAGATCAACGCTCGCCTGCTGTCGGTTGTTGATCACGCGACCTCGCCCTGGGGCGTCAAGATCACGCGCGTTGAAATCAAGGATATCCGGCCACCCCATGACATTTCTGAAGCTATGGCGCGCCAGATGAAGGCAGAGCGCTTGAAGCGTGCAGAAATCCTCGAGGCAGAGGGCGACAAGACCAGCGCAATCTTGCGTTCGGAAGGCTCTAAGCAATCGGCAATCCTCGAAGCGGAGGGCAAACGCGAAGCCGCATTCCGCGATGCCGAGGCGCGCGAACGCGCCGCAGAGGCCGAGGCTCGGGCAACCCAAATGGTGTCGGATGCGATTGCTTCTTCAGGCAATCAGGCGATAAACTATTTTATCGCGCAGGAGTATACCAAAGCTGTCGGTAAGTTTGCTGACAGCCCCAATGCCAAGACTATCCTCTTCCCTTTCGAAGCTACGCAGTTGATTGGGACGCTAGGCGGTATTGGTGAGCTGGTTCGCGATGCGATGGATCCGAACCAAGGTGATGTCACAACCGGATCCCGCACTGGTCAACCCCTGCAGAAAGATCGTGCACGAGCAAGCGTGCCGCGGACAGGCGACACATGATGAACGGGCTCGAAGGATTTGATGCGCACTGGGTCTGGATCGCAATCGGTCTGATCCTGGCCGCTTTGGAGATGCTGGTTCCGGGCGTCTATCTGATCTGGCTTGCAATCGCGGCGATTATAACCGGCTTGCTTACTTTGGGTATCGACCTTGCGCTGCCGGCACAAGTCGTGGTGTTCGTTTCTTTGTCATTGATCGCAGCGTTCAGCGCAAAGCGTTTCCTGCGCGATTCCCCGATCGAAAGCTCGGACCCGCTGCTTAATCAGCGCGGCACACGTCTGATCGGTGAAAATGCCTTGGTCACTCAGGCAATCGTCGGTGGTTCAGGTCGCGTCAAATATGGAGATAGCGAGTGGATTGCGCGCGGACCGGATATTGGAGAGGGGGAGCGTGTTCGCATCACCGGAAGCGATGGCACTATTCTGATGGTGGAGCCGTTCAATCTGATCGCTGACAGCCCTGCCGGGGATACTGACGATGCTGGCGGCAAACAGGCCTAGCTAGCAAGCCCTTCGTTGAACCGGCCGTGCTTGCGATAACGGACCATCCATTTGTCTAGAAACAGACCGAGTGGGCGCGGTGTGACGCCAAGTTTCTTGAAACCGGGGTAGTCGCCAGACGCGCAATTGCCTTCTTTCAACATGACCCATTGATCACGATTGATCGGCGTCAAAGGCAATGCAGCGAACACGGCTGAGGCTGTGTCAGGCACAGGCAAGAATGTTCTCTTGCGGCCTTGCGAGTCAGCGATACGCTGATTCAATTCCATCATAGTGATCACTTCCGGACCACCGAGCTCGAAAGTTTTTCCGCCATGCTTGCCTGGATCTTCAAGGGCGTTCGCAATCGCTTCGGCTAAATCATCGACAAAGGCTGGCTGTAGACGTGAACTTGGCCCAAAAACCGGCAGTACAGGCATCATTTGGACCAATCCGGCGAACATGTTTACGAAATTGTCGTCTTCTCCGAACAGCGCCGATGGACGCAGGATCGACGCGTTGACGAAATTCTCACGCACCAATTCCTCGCCAAGCGCATTGGCTCTAGCATAGGTTGAAGCAGAATCCGCATCGGCGCCGATTGCGCTGATATGAACCAGCGCTTCTGCCCCTGAAGCCTTCGCTGCCGAAGCCACTTCTCCGGCGGAATTGCCCATAAGCTGCATCAAGTCGCCACCAAAGCTGCCCACCAGATTGACGACAGCATCTGCTCCGGAAACGGCCCCATGCACTTGGCGTGCATCATTGATGTTGCAGCGGGCAAATTGGATCTGCCCTAAATTGGCAAGCGGCTTTAGCCTGTGGCTCTTTTCCGGATTGCGGCTGGCGATGCGTAGCCGGGCTCCCCGTTCCAAAAGCGCCTGCGCCAGATATTGCCCAAGGAAACCGCTGCCCCCAAACAGAGTTAGGAGTTTGTCCTTGAGCGAAGAGGGGCGGGTCATGTTGCATTTCCGAAAGGTTGCCTGGTCGATTGGCAGCGCATTGCCCCAAGCAGCGCGCGGCCGCAAGTGTTTGGAGGTAGGCAAATGGCGGAAATGAGTCGTTGACAAGGGCCGCCTAGCGGGGCTAACCGCGCGCCTCGCTCGTTCTCGCGAAATATGTTTTGCGAAGAGCCTATGCCCAGATGGCGGAATTGGTAGACGCGCTAGCTTCAGGTGCTAGTATTCGCAAGGATGTGGAGGTTCGAGTCCTCTTCTGGGCACCATTTATTTCAGAAAATTTGATGAAAAACAGAGCATTGTGTTTCTCTGACTATTTTCTATCCACCCTTTTATCCACCTTCTGGGTTTTGCAACCGCAAGCCCTGCGAATGCCTGAACCCGATGTCCAAGCACTCACTGCGCCCGCTTCTTCTCCTCTTGAAATAACCAGCCCAGCGCGTCAGTCTACACCTCGGGCAAACGAGGAGAGTCCATGCGCGACCTAGTCATTATTGCCGCCGCTCTTTTGAGCTTAACGCTTCCTTCGAGTGTTGCAGCGCAGGACTTTGATCGGGGAGTGAGCGCCTTAGATGATGGCGATTACCCAACCGCATTGCGTGAATTTCGCCTACTTGCCGAGCAAGGGAATGCCTCCGCCCAAAACAATCTCGGCGTAATGTATGGCAATGGCCACGGCGTTCCTCAGAACTATGCCGAAGCAGTCCGCCTGTATCGCCTAGCTGCCGAGCAAGGGTATGCCTCCGCCCAATACAATCTCGGTATAATGTATTACAACGGCCAAGGCGTTCCTCAGAACTATGCCGAAGCAGCCCGCCTGTATCGCCTAGCTGCCGAGCAAGGGGATGCCTCCGCCCAATACAATCTCGGCCTAATGTATGACAACGGCCAAGGCGTTCCTCAGAACTATGCCGAAGCAGTCCGCCTGTATCGCCTAGCTGCCGAGCAAGGGAATGCCTCCGCCCAATACAATCTCGGTTTAATGTATGCGAACGGCCAAGGCGTTCCTCAGAACTATGCCGAAGCAG is a window of Altererythrobacter rubellus DNA encoding:
- a CDS encoding tetratricopeptide repeat protein, encoding MRDLVIIAAALLSLTLPSSVAAQDFDRGVSALDDGDYPTALREFRLLAEQGNASAQNNLGVMYGNGHGVPQNYAEAVRLYRLAAEQGYASAQYNLGIMYYNGQGVPQNYAEAARLYRLAAEQGDASAQYNLGLMYDNGQGVPQNYAEAVRLYRLAAEQGNASAQYNLGLMYANGQGVPQNYAEAVRLYRLAAEQGNASAQINLGAMYGNGQGVPQNYQLAYMWFSLAAAKGVERAASDRDKAAGNMTPEQIGRAQQLSAECFNRNYQGCAK
- a CDS encoding NfeD family protein, whose amino-acid sequence is MMNGLEGFDAHWVWIAIGLILAALEMLVPGVYLIWLAIAAIITGLLTLGIDLALPAQVVVFVSLSLIAAFSAKRFLRDSPIESSDPLLNQRGTRLIGENALVTQAIVGGSGRVKYGDSEWIARGPDIGEGERVRITGSDGTILMVEPFNLIADSPAGDTDDAGGKQA
- a CDS encoding SPFH domain-containing protein, whose protein sequence is MELVLIALLFLLIVFLLMAVRVVKQGYVYTIERLGRFTIAAQPGLHLIIPFIDRVGQKVNMMEQVLDIPGQEIITADNAMVGVDAVVFFQVLDAGKAAYEVTHLYQAIMALTTTNLRTVMGSMDLDETLSKRDEINARLLSVVDHATSPWGVKITRVEIKDIRPPHDISEAMARQMKAERLKRAEILEAEGDKTSAILRSEGSKQSAILEAEGKREAAFRDAEARERAAEAEARATQMVSDAIASSGNQAINYFIAQEYTKAVGKFADSPNAKTILFPFEATQLIGTLGGIGELVRDAMDPNQGDVTTGSRTGQPLQKDRARASVPRTGDT
- a CDS encoding complex I NDUFA9 subunit family protein yields the protein MTRPSSLKDKLLTLFGGSGFLGQYLAQALLERGARLRIASRNPEKSHRLKPLANLGQIQFARCNINDARQVHGAVSGADAVVNLVGSFGGDLMQLMGNSAGEVASAAKASGAEALVHISAIGADADSASTYARANALGEELVRENFVNASILRPSALFGEDDNFVNMFAGLVQMMPVLPVFGPSSRLQPAFVDDLAEAIANALEDPGKHGGKTFELGGPEVITMMELNQRIADSQGRKRTFLPVPDTASAVFAALPLTPINRDQWVMLKEGNCASGDYPGFKKLGVTPRPLGLFLDKWMVRYRKHGRFNEGLAS